The sequence TGTCCTTGGCCGGCAATTCGCTTTGGTTGATAACGAGGGGGTTGTTCTCAGTCTTCACACTTCCTACCCCAAGGGGTATCCGGTTATCACCGGGATCCCGGAGTCCGGAGTGCCGGGGCGGCAGATGATCGAAGCGCAGCCAGCCATAGAAATTCTTCGAAATATTCCCCAGTCCGGTCTTATCGGACAGGAACGGATATCGGAACTTGGTGTGGAAGGGGAACTGGTCAAGGTTTCTCTCATGGGCAGCGGTACTGTTCTTGTTTTTAAACAGGGGAGCGTGGATGTCCAGATGAAAAAGTTGGCTCGTCTCATGGAAGCAGGGATTTTTGATACCCGTTCTGCCGGATACGATCTGAGGTTTGCCGATCGTGTCGTTGGAATGCCTGAAAGAAAGCATGATGCGTCAGGGGGGAACGGTCTTTCCCCTGCGGGAGGATAAGCAGATGGCCAAAGGTAAGGAGAGGATCGTGGTAGGACTGGATATTGGCACCACCAAGATCTGTGCGGTGGTGGCTGCTGTGGGAAACGGCGGGAAGTGCGAGATCATCGGTATCGGGACCACACCGTCCAGGGGGCTTCGGAAGGGTGTGGTGATAAACATCGATTACACGGTGGACTCCATCAAGAAGGCGATAGAAGAGGCTGAACTCATGGCCGGGGTGCCCATACAGGGAGTCTATGCAGGGATCGCCGGCGGCCACATCAAGGGGTTTAACAGCCATGGTGTCGTAGCTGTTAAAAACCGGGAGGTTTCAAAGAAGGATATTGAGCGGGTTATCGATGCCGCGCAGGCTGTGGCCATGCCCCTTGACCGTGAAGTGATCCATATCCTGCCCCAGGAGTACATCGTCGATGATCAGGATGGAATAAGAGACCCTCTCGGCATGTCAGGAGTCAGGCTCGAGGCCCGGGTCCACATCGTTACCGGGGCAGTCACCTCTGCCCAGAACGTCATCAAGTGCTGCCACCGTGCGGGGCTGGACGTACTGGATATCGTATTGGAACCTCTGGCTGCGGCCGACGCGGTGCTCACGGAGGAAGAGAAAGAACTGGGTGTAGCCCTGGTTGATATCGGCGGGGGAACCACCGATGTGGCTATCCTGGGGGACGGAAGCATCAAGCACACAGCGGTGCTGGCCCTGGGAGGCGTCAACCTGACCAACGATATTGCTTACGGTCTCAGGACACCCACGACGGAAGCGGAAAAGATCAAGAAAAAATACGGTTGCGCCCTCACTGATATGGTGGGGGAGGATGAGGTTGTGGAGGTTCTCTCCGTGGGAGGACACAAACCCAGGACCGTTTCGAGAATGTCCCTGGCTGAGATCATCGAACCGAGGGCAGAGGAGTTTTTCGACCTTATCAACCGGGAGCTCCTGAAGTTTGGTTATGAGGACAGGATCG is a genomic window of bacterium containing:
- a CDS encoding FtsQ-type POTRA domain-containing protein, producing MKRNTSTSRKRAGKPAKRVSMVKKKRTGFSFRHYLVRGWWIFRGGAVGVLALGIFYGGYLGFGKVMGLQSLSVRTVEVEGCQDVQPDAIRRLAGVVKGDPLLRIDLKEVRRKVITHPWVKEATVVRELPDTLRISVKERAPVAVVLGRQFALVDNEGVVLSLHTSYPKGYPVITGIPESGVPGRQMIEAQPAIEILRNIPQSGLIGQERISELGVEGELVKVSLMGSGTVLVFKQGSVDVQMKKLARLMEAGIFDTRSAGYDLRFADRVVGMPERKHDASGGNGLSPAGG
- the ftsA gene encoding cell division protein FtsA; this translates as MAKGKERIVVGLDIGTTKICAVVAAVGNGGKCEIIGIGTTPSRGLRKGVVINIDYTVDSIKKAIEEAELMAGVPIQGVYAGIAGGHIKGFNSHGVVAVKNREVSKKDIERVIDAAQAVAMPLDREVIHILPQEYIVDDQDGIRDPLGMSGVRLEARVHIVTGAVTSAQNVIKCCHRAGLDVLDIVLEPLAAADAVLTEEEKELGVALVDIGGGTTDVAILGDGSIKHTAVLALGGVNLTNDIAYGLRTPTTEAEKIKKKYGCALTDMVGEDEVVEVLSVGGHKPRTVSRMSLAEIIEPRAEEFFDLINRELLKFGYEDRIASGVVITGGTVIMPGMTELAEQVFNLPVRRGTPMDIGGLIDVVNSPMYATAVGLVKYAATHASETGFGHNETGIFDKIVVKMKGWLKDFF